The following are encoded in a window of bacterium genomic DNA:
- a CDS encoding response regulator transcription factor: MARIFIIEDDPTIADLLKVALQHEGHEVRLEPRGDLAPLDEGYDLVLLDLTLPDVDGLDLARRIRGAYDLPIIMVTARGEVQDKVAGFSVGADDYVTKPFNFAELAARVRAVLKRAGSVVGRLQVGPLVLDAETRQAWWHERAFDLSPREFDLLTALMRRPGRVFTREELLDRVWGFDFEGESNVLEATIRRLRERLGDKEHRIIATVRGVGYTLRLP; encoded by the coding sequence ATGGCCCGCATCTTCATCATCGAGGACGACCCCACCATCGCGGACCTGCTGAAGGTCGCCCTGCAGCACGAGGGGCACGAAGTACGCCTGGAGCCACGCGGCGATCTCGCGCCCCTCGATGAAGGGTACGACCTGGTCCTTCTCGACCTGACGCTGCCGGATGTCGACGGGCTCGATCTGGCGCGCCGGATCCGTGGGGCCTACGATCTGCCCATCATCATGGTGACGGCGCGGGGGGAGGTCCAGGACAAGGTTGCCGGGTTTTCCGTCGGTGCCGACGACTACGTAACGAAGCCCTTCAACTTTGCCGAACTGGCCGCGCGCGTCCGCGCCGTCCTCAAGCGCGCGGGTAGTGTCGTCGGCCGGCTGCAGGTCGGTCCCCTAGTCCTGGATGCGGAGACGCGCCAGGCCTGGTGGCATGAGCGCGCCTTTGACCTGTCGCCTAGGGAGTTCGACCTGCTTACGGCGCTGATGCGTAGGCCGGGGCGCGTCTTCACTCGCGAAGAGCTGCTGGACCGCGTCTGGGGCTTTGACTTCGAGGGCGAGAGCAACGTTCTGGAAGCAACCATCCGCCGCCTGCGGGAACGGCTCGGCGACAAGGAGCACCGTATCATCGCCACGGTGCGGGGTGTGGGCTACACGCTGAGGCTGCCATGA
- a CDS encoding GntR family transcriptional regulator encodes MRVAHLRVGRAALSRTTLSREAYRVLRSAILGRRLPAGQKLVVRVLAEDLGLSPTPVKEALAALEREGLVVAVPHRGYRVPTITPHDIEELYALREIMEGLAAALAARQGGERCRAQLERLLVRQQARVQAGDVEGYGDLDLAFHRCLREASGNARLSRVAESFNGQIRLLISTSAQLPGRLPVSLQEHKAIVRAVKAKDPAAAEAAMRHHVQQAGVAIMAHLNGSPHSSPGPSPRPPK; translated from the coding sequence ATGCGGGTAGCCCACCTGCGTGTCGGACGCGCGGCCCTCTCGCGCACGACCCTATCGCGTGAGGCCTACCGGGTACTCCGCTCGGCCATACTGGGCCGGCGCCTGCCTGCCGGGCAGAAGCTGGTAGTCCGCGTTCTGGCCGAGGACCTGGGCCTCTCCCCCACGCCGGTCAAAGAGGCGCTGGCGGCCCTCGAGCGCGAGGGGCTCGTGGTAGCCGTTCCCCACAGGGGATACCGCGTCCCAACCATCACGCCGCACGACATCGAGGAGCTGTACGCGCTGCGCGAGATCATGGAAGGGCTGGCCGCGGCTCTTGCTGCGCGGCAGGGGGGCGAGCGGTGCCGCGCACAGCTCGAGCGCCTGCTGGTCCGGCAGCAGGCGCGCGTTCAGGCCGGGGATGTTGAGGGCTACGGCGACCTGGATCTCGCGTTCCACCGGTGTCTGCGCGAGGCATCGGGGAACGCGCGGCTATCCAGGGTGGCGGAGTCGTTCAACGGGCAGATCCGGCTGCTGATCAGCACCTCCGCGCAACTACCCGGTCGCCTGCCGGTGTCCCTGCAGGAGCACAAGGCGATCGTGCGGGCTGTGAAGGCCAAAGACCCCGCCGCCGCCGAGGCGGCGATGCGCCATCACGTCCAACAGGCCGGCGTCGCCATCATGGCGCACCTGAATGGCTCACCCCATTCGTCCCCAGGACCATCACCGCGGCCGCCGAAGTGA
- a CDS encoding secondary thiamine-phosphate synthase enzyme YjbQ — protein sequence MAQRITSQGRTVEIDASFRESLKQEEVSQSTGGSFRSYTLYLWLQTKESRAIVRLTDRLRKAVTDSGVRDGFALISAMHITAAVYVNDHETGIMQDMMGLLDHLAPFRSDYLHHRTGEDNADAHLKSLLLHHQVIVPITGGDLDLGPWQEVFYAEFDGQRRKRVLVKIIGLAQK from the coding sequence ATGGCTCAGCGCATAACCAGTCAGGGACGCACCGTCGAGATAGACGCCTCTTTCCGGGAGAGCCTCAAGCAGGAGGAGGTCTCGCAGTCTACGGGCGGGTCTTTCCGCAGCTACACGCTGTACCTATGGCTTCAGACCAAAGAGAGCCGGGCGATTGTCCGCCTGACGGATCGGTTGCGTAAGGCCGTCACGGACAGCGGGGTGCGCGATGGGTTCGCCCTGATCAGCGCGATGCACATCACCGCCGCGGTGTACGTGAACGATCATGAGACCGGAATCATGCAGGACATGATGGGGTTGCTCGACCATCTCGCACCCTTCCGGTCGGACTACCTCCATCACAGAACCGGCGAGGACAACGCCGACGCCCACCTCAAGAGCCTTCTGCTGCATCATCAGGTGATCGTTCCGATCACCGGTGGAGACCTGGATTTGGGACCCTGGCAGGAAGTCTTCTACGCCGAGTTCGACGGGCAGCGCCGCAAGCGGGTGCTGGTCAAGATCATCGGCCTCGCGCAGAAGTAG